The Xanthomonas indica genome has a segment encoding these proteins:
- a CDS encoding IS110 family transposase has product MRRFVGIDVAKAELVIHVLPEGHTWTQPNTAQERRALAQRLTGLDCERIVLEASGGYEHALLRVLREADLPAARVAADRPRDLAKALGLHAKTDALDARLLAIAAQHIPATPTAVLPEHLQSLRELLDLRDTLVGQRDAHRRRLEHITSPEVQGHCQEVIALLNQKIQALTRQIEQQATTCSTLPKVPGLGAILRAVLAARLPELGTLPPRKLAALVGLAPFNRDSGRWQGQRRIKGGRAEIRRVLYMATWASIRAKSPLAKTYARLRAAGKPAKVAIVACMHKFLRWLNAIARDQAAYAPPAIAAA; this is encoded by the coding sequence ATGCGACGCTTTGTCGGGATCGATGTTGCCAAGGCCGAACTGGTCATTCATGTCCTGCCGGAGGGCCACACCTGGACCCAGCCGAATACCGCACAGGAGCGGCGTGCGCTGGCCCAGCGCCTGACGGGGCTGGACTGCGAGCGGATCGTGCTGGAAGCCAGTGGTGGCTATGAACATGCCCTGCTGCGAGTCCTTCGGGAGGCGGACCTGCCCGCGGCAAGGGTGGCCGCCGATCGTCCGCGGGACCTGGCCAAGGCCCTTGGCCTGCACGCCAAGACCGACGCCCTGGACGCGCGCCTGTTGGCCATCGCCGCCCAGCACATCCCGGCCACACCCACAGCCGTACTACCCGAGCATCTTCAGTCCCTGCGCGAATTGCTGGACCTACGCGACACTCTGGTCGGCCAGCGTGATGCCCATCGGCGGCGGCTGGAGCACATCACCAGCCCCGAGGTGCAAGGCCACTGCCAAGAGGTGATCGCCCTACTGAACCAGAAGATCCAGGCGTTGACGCGGCAGATCGAGCAGCAGGCTACGACCTGCTCCACCCTGCCGAAGGTGCCCGGACTTGGCGCGATCCTGCGCGCGGTCCTGGCCGCACGGCTGCCGGAACTGGGCACGTTACCGCCGCGCAAGCTCGCTGCTCTGGTCGGGCTAGCCCCGTTCAATCGCGACAGCGGCCGCTGGCAGGGCCAGCGTCGCATCAAAGGCGGACGGGCCGAGATCCGACGCGTGCTGTACATGGCCACCTGGGCCAGCATCCGCGCCAAATCCCCCTTGGCCAAGACCTATGCCCGCCTGCGTGCGGCCGGCAAACCAGCCAAGGTCGCCATCGTCGCCTGCATGCACAAGTTCCTGCGCTGGCTCAACGCGATTGCGCGTGATCAGGCAGCGTATGCCCCTCCTGCCATCGCGGCTGCATGA